A genomic region of Acidobacteriota bacterium contains the following coding sequences:
- the fabF gene encoding beta-ketoacyl-ACP synthase II: protein MRNDRTRVVITGMGMVSPLGLDVASTWAGLVAGRSGVSAITLFDSSTVPVHIAGEVKGFDPARYMNFKEARRMARVAQLAIAAAREALADAGLPVPVPDEERTGTAIGVGMGGLDWAMDNARRFWEVGMRGVSPFAITSTLPNMPSYHVSYTARAMGPITTPVAACASGVFGIGEAAEYIRRGKADVMIAGGAEAMVSEIPIAGFSAMGALSKRNDEPQRASRPFDAARDGFVMAEGAAVVILEKLEHAVGRGARILAEVCGFACSSDAYHITQPDPEGMGAQRTMRWALEDAGVSPADVDYINAHGTSTLLNDAIESRAIRHVFGERAYQVPISSSKSMFGHALGAAGAMETVATVRTILDGIIHPTINLENPDPQCDLDYVPGQARQATVRLALKNSFGFGGQNACLVLSRFEQ from the coding sequence GTGAGGAACGATCGAACCCGTGTAGTCATCACCGGCATGGGGATGGTGTCCCCGCTGGGTCTCGACGTCGCCAGCACGTGGGCCGGCCTGGTCGCCGGCCGGTCCGGGGTGAGCGCCATCACCCTGTTTGATTCATCCACGGTGCCTGTGCACATCGCTGGCGAGGTCAAGGGGTTCGATCCCGCCCGGTACATGAATTTCAAGGAAGCGCGCCGGATGGCCCGGGTGGCCCAACTGGCCATCGCCGCCGCGCGCGAAGCCCTGGCCGATGCGGGGCTGCCGGTGCCGGTGCCGGACGAGGAGCGGACCGGCACGGCCATCGGCGTCGGCATGGGCGGCCTCGACTGGGCGATGGACAACGCCCGCCGCTTCTGGGAGGTGGGTATGCGCGGCGTCAGCCCGTTCGCCATCACCTCGACCCTGCCCAACATGCCGTCGTATCATGTCAGCTACACCGCCCGGGCCATGGGGCCCATCACCACACCCGTGGCGGCCTGCGCGTCGGGTGTGTTCGGCATCGGCGAGGCGGCGGAATACATCCGTCGGGGCAAGGCGGACGTGATGATCGCCGGAGGCGCCGAGGCCATGGTCAGCGAGATCCCCATCGCCGGTTTCTCCGCGATGGGCGCCCTGTCCAAACGCAACGACGAGCCGCAGCGCGCCAGCCGGCCTTTCGACGCCGCCCGCGACGGCTTCGTCATGGCCGAGGGGGCGGCGGTGGTGATCCTGGAGAAGCTGGAGCACGCCGTGGGCCGGGGCGCGCGCATCCTGGCCGAGGTGTGCGGCTTCGCCTGCAGCTCCGACGCCTATCACATCACCCAGCCTGACCCCGAGGGAATGGGTGCCCAGCGGACCATGCGGTGGGCGCTGGAAGACGCCGGCGTGAGCCCGGCGGACGTGGACTACATCAACGCCCACGGAACATCCACACTGCTCAACGACGCCATCGAAAGCCGCGCCATTCGGCACGTGTTCGGTGAACGCGCGTATCAGGTGCCCATCAGCTCGTCCAAATCGATGTTCGGCCACGCCCTTGGCGCCGCCGGAGCCATGGAGACGGTGGCCACCGTCCGCACCATCCTGGACGGGATCATCCATCCCACCATCAATCTCGAGAATCCCGACCCGCAGTGCGATCTCGACTACGTGCCCGGTCAGGCCCGTCAGGCGACGGTGCGGCTGGCGCTGAAAAACTCATTCGGTTTCGGCGGCCAGAACGCCTGCTTGGTGCTGAGCCGTTTCGAGCAGTGA
- a CDS encoding AMP-binding protein, translated as MMDKPNMERRTVNPECLYDLLTAGAERYGAAPHLVDAFSDIRRTFSFNEVLDLSGRGAAFLTARLAGAPLPHVGILAENSSLWSIAFYSAAAAGATVVPLDVRQTEEEIVAIVREASLAVLLVSAGFVRFAERLTAAGDIREYFVLDDDWVRRFRRHEPLAVSPATADSTAAIIYTSGTSGRSKGVVLTHGNILNQTLQNVPAIGVGPASRLLAILPLNHIFVFVGVLSCHAAGSTVVFLDSLKPARIVAALKDERITHLAGIPLLFDAFLKGILLKVHARGLLVRGIFAVLLRIGWLAYRLGGVQASRRLFSHLHHEFAPDIQRFICGGAKARPETIRRFLALGYEFQEGYGLTETSGGIIINPPTPQKVIGSVGRPFGDTEVRILEPASDGSGEIAVRGRSVFREYYRNPEDTASAKTGDGWYRTGDVGRIDPRGNLRITGRAKDVIVLASGKKVAPDELDQLFSRSPRLTEAAAVGVGPAGAERIHLVVVPSPELVKKTAENEWTAAITRDMERLARLLPVYRRPQGMTIRMEPLPRTSTRKIKRGELRAWLEHTDGVGPLVAGVSRPSQTLAEREIMGTPEMEAVLAACSGALGRPLIADELSPATSLYLDLGMDSLAVLEMTAQLENRLHIRLQADNLGWMQNLGDVLEAVKSAETVADGDFTGWRAAIHNVTAAWSGLPVRPIVRWLAGWLEPLDYGFITFIGKVFYRLRGHNLNALPDSGPFILAPNHVSYFDYPAVVGTLPAAIRRKAFVIGKTEVYNNIVGRLLSAIHRVIPVDRAGDVLQALQAGAQVLRNGNILYLHPEGTRSANGRIQTLKNGVAILACELGVPVVPVYIKGTYDVYPRGHKLPRLFRLSRLRRFRVEVFYGAPIAPAAPGAEGSAYQTFMDNLRRAMETMEQQCAT; from the coding sequence ATGATGGACAAACCAAACATGGAGAGGCGCACCGTGAATCCAGAGTGCCTGTACGACCTGCTCACCGCCGGCGCAGAACGCTACGGCGCCGCCCCCCACCTGGTGGATGCCTTCAGCGACATCCGTCGAACCTTCAGCTTCAACGAGGTGCTGGACCTGTCCGGCCGGGGCGCCGCCTTTCTGACGGCGCGGTTGGCCGGCGCACCGCTGCCGCACGTAGGAATCCTGGCCGAGAACAGCTCCCTCTGGAGCATCGCCTTCTATTCGGCCGCCGCGGCCGGAGCAACGGTGGTGCCGCTGGACGTGCGCCAGACCGAGGAGGAGATCGTCGCCATCGTGCGAGAAGCGTCGCTGGCGGTTCTGCTGGTCTCGGCGGGATTCGTTCGGTTCGCCGAGCGGCTCACCGCGGCGGGGGACATCCGCGAGTACTTCGTGCTGGACGACGACTGGGTGCGGCGTTTCCGGCGGCACGAGCCGCTGGCGGTGAGCCCCGCCACGGCCGACTCCACGGCGGCCATCATCTACACTTCCGGGACGTCCGGTCGATCCAAGGGCGTCGTGCTCACCCACGGAAACATTCTCAACCAGACGCTGCAGAACGTTCCGGCCATCGGTGTGGGGCCCGCCTCGCGCCTGCTGGCCATCCTGCCCCTGAACCACATCTTCGTCTTCGTCGGGGTGCTGAGCTGCCACGCCGCCGGCTCGACGGTGGTGTTCCTCGATTCGCTCAAGCCGGCCCGCATCGTCGCGGCGCTGAAGGATGAGCGAATCACCCACCTGGCGGGCATTCCGTTGCTGTTCGACGCGTTCCTGAAGGGAATCCTGCTCAAGGTGCACGCCCGCGGCCTGCTGGTGCGGGGCATCTTCGCCGTGCTGCTGCGCATCGGCTGGCTGGCCTACCGGTTGGGCGGCGTGCAGGCGTCGCGCCGACTCTTCAGCCATCTGCACCACGAGTTCGCGCCCGACATCCAGCGCTTCATCTGCGGCGGAGCCAAGGCCCGGCCCGAGACCATCCGGCGCTTCCTGGCCCTTGGCTACGAGTTCCAGGAGGGGTATGGCCTCACCGAGACCAGCGGCGGCATCATCATCAATCCACCGACGCCGCAAAAGGTCATCGGTTCGGTGGGGCGGCCGTTCGGCGACACCGAGGTGCGGATCTTGGAACCCGCGTCCGACGGGAGCGGCGAGATCGCCGTCCGGGGCCGTTCGGTGTTTCGCGAATATTACCGGAATCCCGAGGACACCGCCTCCGCCAAAACCGGCGACGGCTGGTACCGGACCGGCGACGTGGGCCGGATCGACCCCCGGGGCAACCTGCGCATCACCGGCCGGGCCAAGGACGTCATCGTGCTGGCGTCCGGCAAGAAGGTCGCGCCGGATGAACTAGACCAGCTCTTCAGCCGTTCGCCCCGTCTGACCGAGGCCGCCGCGGTGGGCGTGGGGCCGGCCGGGGCGGAGCGCATCCACCTCGTGGTGGTGCCGTCGCCCGAGTTGGTGAAGAAGACGGCGGAGAACGAGTGGACCGCGGCCATCACCCGTGACATGGAGCGGCTGGCCCGGCTGCTCCCCGTTTACCGACGCCCTCAGGGAATGACCATCCGGATGGAGCCGCTGCCGCGCACCAGCACCCGGAAGATCAAGCGGGGCGAACTGCGAGCCTGGCTGGAGCACACCGACGGCGTCGGGCCGCTCGTCGCCGGCGTCAGCCGTCCGTCCCAGACTCTGGCGGAGCGCGAGATCATGGGCACGCCGGAGATGGAGGCGGTCCTGGCCGCCTGTTCCGGCGCCCTGGGTCGGCCCCTCATCGCGGATGAGTTGTCGCCCGCCACCAGCCTCTACCTGGACTTGGGCATGGATTCGCTGGCGGTGCTGGAGATGACCGCCCAGTTGGAGAACCGGCTGCATATCCGGCTGCAGGCCGACAACCTGGGCTGGATGCAGAACCTGGGCGACGTGCTGGAGGCGGTGAAGTCGGCGGAGACCGTGGCGGACGGCGATTTCACCGGCTGGCGGGCTGCGATCCACAATGTCACCGCCGCATGGAGCGGTTTACCGGTCCGTCCCATCGTCCGGTGGCTGGCCGGGTGGCTCGAGCCGTTGGACTACGGCTTCATTACCTTCATCGGCAAGGTGTTCTACCGCCTGCGGGGTCACAACCTCAACGCCCTGCCGGACAGCGGGCCGTTCATCCTGGCCCCCAACCACGTGAGCTACTTTGACTATCCGGCCGTGGTGGGGACACTCCCCGCAGCAATCCGGCGCAAGGCGTTCGTCATCGGCAAGACGGAAGTGTACAACAATATCGTGGGTCGTCTGCTCAGCGCCATCCATCGGGTGATCCCGGTGGATCGAGCCGGTGACGTCCTGCAGGCGCTCCAGGCGGGCGCCCAGGTGCTCCGCAACGGGAATATCCTGTACCTGCATCCGGAAGGTACGCGTTCGGCCAACGGCCGGATCCAGACACTCAAAAACGGCGTGGCCATCCTGGCCTGCGAGCTGGGCGTGCCGGTCGTGCCGGTCTACATCAAGGGAACCTACGATGTCTACCCCCGCGGCCACAAGCTGCCCCGGCTGTTCCGCCTGAGCCGGTTGCGCCGCTTCCGCGTCGAGGTGTTCTACGGCGCGCCCATCGCACCGGCGGCGCCTGGCGCCGAGGGGTCTGCGTACCAGACGTTCATGGACAACCTCCGCCGCGCCATGGAGACGATGGAGCAGCAGTGCGCCACCTGA
- a CDS encoding S9 family peptidase, whose amino-acid sequence MSNCSILRTGLMMILVLGTLTAIRAADTADDASKGYPAARLGDTVDDYHGVKIADPYRWLEDPDSAETRAWIEAENTITFGYLEGIPARLKIRERLTRLWNYERFGIPFREGGRYFYTRNDGLQNQSVLYSADALDGEPRVLIDPNTWSTDGTVALADYAVSPDGKWIAFGVSSGGSDWTEWRIRDVATGQDLPDRVQWVKFSGAAWTKDGAGFFYSRYDAPDEKSMLQAQNYFQKLYYHQRGTPQSEDVLVYERKDQKEWGFGGSVTEDGRFLGISVWQGTDVRNRFFYKELAKSDRPVVELLPELEASYYFLGNVGDVFYFKTDLGAPRGRVIAIDIRRPERAAWREVLPQAADTLEFASLLGGRLVAGYMEDAASKVSVYSLDGRLERIVALPGLGSVAGFGGRADNSETFFLFTNFVTPGAIYRYDVATGAQTPFRRPKVDFDPDRFEVRRVFYTSKDGTRVPMFLAHRKGLKLDGNNPVYLYGYGGFNASSTPFFSVSNLVWMEMGGVYALACIRGGGEYGEEWHQAGMKLKKQNVFDDFIAAGEWLIAEKFTSTSKLAIGGASNGGLLVGACLTQRPDLFGAAVPEVGVMDMLRFHKFTIGWAWVSDFGSPDNPEEFKAIRAYSPLHNIKPGTRYPATLITTADHDDRVVPAHSFKFAAALQAAQAGPAPVIIRIETRAGHGGGKPVAKQIEEIADIWSFLVRELGIMVH is encoded by the coding sequence ATGTCCAATTGCTCGATTCTGAGAACGGGTCTGATGATGATTCTGGTACTGGGCACACTCACGGCGATCCGGGCGGCCGACACCGCCGATGACGCGTCGAAGGGATACCCGGCGGCGCGGCTGGGCGACACCGTGGACGACTATCACGGCGTGAAGATCGCCGATCCGTACCGTTGGCTCGAGGACCCGGACTCAGCGGAGACCCGCGCCTGGATCGAGGCGGAGAACACGATCACCTTCGGCTACCTCGAGGGGATCCCGGCCCGGCTAAAGATCCGCGAACGCCTGACCAGACTCTGGAACTACGAGCGCTTCGGCATCCCCTTCCGGGAGGGCGGACGGTACTTCTACACCCGCAATGACGGCCTGCAAAACCAATCGGTGCTTTACTCCGCCGACGCCCTCGACGGGGAGCCGCGGGTGCTCATCGACCCGAACACCTGGTCGACGGACGGCACGGTGGCGCTGGCCGATTACGCCGTGAGCCCGGACGGGAAGTGGATCGCCTTCGGCGTTTCCAGCGGCGGTTCCGACTGGACCGAGTGGCGTATCCGCGACGTGGCCACCGGACAGGACCTGCCGGACCGCGTCCAGTGGGTGAAGTTCTCCGGCGCCGCCTGGACGAAGGACGGCGCAGGCTTCTTCTACAGTCGCTACGACGCCCCCGACGAGAAGAGCATGCTGCAGGCGCAGAACTACTTTCAGAAGTTGTACTACCATCAGCGGGGCACGCCGCAGTCCGAGGACGTGCTCGTGTACGAGCGCAAGGACCAGAAGGAATGGGGCTTCGGCGGCAGCGTGACCGAGGACGGCCGGTTTCTCGGCATCTCCGTCTGGCAGGGGACCGATGTCCGGAACCGTTTTTTCTACAAGGAACTGGCCAAGTCCGACCGCCCCGTGGTGGAGTTGCTGCCGGAACTCGAGGCCAGTTACTACTTCCTGGGAAATGTGGGCGATGTGTTCTACTTCAAGACGGACCTGGGCGCCCCGCGGGGTCGCGTCATTGCCATCGACATCCGCCGGCCCGAGCGCGCCGCCTGGCGCGAGGTCCTGCCCCAGGCTGCCGACACGCTTGAGTTCGCCAGCCTGCTGGGCGGCCGCCTGGTGGCCGGCTACATGGAGGACGCCGCCAGCAAGGTGTCGGTGTATTCCCTGGACGGCCGGCTCGAACGCATCGTGGCGCTGCCCGGCCTTGGCAGCGTGGCCGGTTTCGGCGGCCGCGCCGACAATTCAGAGACGTTCTTCTTGTTCACCAACTTCGTGACGCCCGGCGCCATCTACCGTTACGATGTCGCCACCGGCGCACAGACGCCCTTCCGCCGTCCGAAGGTGGATTTCGATCCGGACCGGTTCGAGGTCCGACGGGTCTTCTATACGAGCAAGGACGGCACTCGGGTGCCCATGTTCCTGGCGCATCGTAAGGGGTTGAAGCTGGACGGAAATAACCCGGTGTACCTGTATGGATACGGCGGGTTCAACGCCTCGTCCACGCCCTTTTTCTCGGTGTCCAACCTGGTCTGGATGGAGATGGGCGGCGTGTACGCGCTGGCCTGCATCCGGGGCGGGGGTGAGTACGGCGAGGAGTGGCACCAGGCGGGGATGAAGCTCAAGAAGCAGAACGTGTTCGACGACTTCATCGCCGCCGGCGAATGGCTCATCGCCGAAAAATTCACGTCCACTTCCAAGCTCGCCATCGGCGGGGCCAGCAACGGCGGCCTGCTGGTGGGCGCCTGCCTGACCCAGCGGCCGGACCTGTTCGGCGCAGCGGTGCCGGAAGTGGGCGTCATGGACATGCTCCGCTTCCACAAGTTCACGATCGGCTGGGCGTGGGTGTCCGACTTCGGCTCGCCCGACAACCCCGAGGAGTTCAAGGCCATCCGCGCCTACTCGCCGCTGCACAACATCAAGCCGGGCACCCGGTACCCGGCCACCCTGATCACCACCGCCGACCACGATGACCGGGTGGTCCCGGCACACAGCTTCAAGTTCGCCGCGGCGCTCCAGGCGGCCCAAGCGGGACCGGCGCCGGTGATCATCCGCATCGAGACCCGGGCCGGACACGGTGGCGGCAAGCCGGTGGCCAAGCAGATCGAGGAGATCGCCGACATCTGGAGCTTCCTCGTCCGGGAACTGGGCATCATGGTGCACTGA
- a CDS encoding TlpA family protein disulfide reductase: MKHLLIIVTLLLGTAALGAAPAETAATLNQEYDALQKQYEEKLPTIKSREAFQEMMKARTADLEALLQKHAADPSSDELELTRGKILADLDRIPDAMAKVYALIAARSPLHDAAALLKVGLLLMTDKTAEALTLFKSVEERLPKNSELYELWMLFAMSADNPADRKAYGQKYLALPDAPGKDRVTSALQQLDMLGQPAPAIAAEKWFNGESLTLEALKGKVVLVDFWATWCPPCRAVIPNLVKAYNELKDQGLVIIGFTKLYGNYRDERENKGPVPPEQERALIQEFLGRFQITYPIAVSDKGDEFKKYGISGIPTLVVIDKQGRIADIKVGSGSEEALVAQIKKLLAAD, encoded by the coding sequence ATGAAACACTTGTTGATCATTGTGACCCTGCTGCTCGGAACGGCGGCGCTTGGCGCCGCACCTGCGGAGACGGCCGCGACCCTGAACCAGGAATACGACGCGTTGCAGAAACAGTACGAGGAAAAGCTGCCCACCATCAAGAGCCGGGAAGCGTTCCAGGAAATGATGAAGGCCCGCACCGCCGACTTGGAAGCCTTGCTCCAGAAGCATGCCGCGGATCCGTCCAGCGACGAGTTGGAGCTGACGCGCGGCAAGATTCTGGCCGATCTGGACCGGATCCCCGACGCCATGGCGAAGGTGTACGCGCTGATCGCCGCCAGATCCCCGCTACATGATGCCGCCGCCCTGCTCAAGGTGGGGCTGCTGCTCATGACGGACAAGACCGCCGAGGCGCTGACCCTTTTCAAGTCCGTCGAGGAGCGCCTGCCGAAGAACAGCGAGCTGTATGAATTGTGGATGCTCTTCGCCATGTCCGCGGACAACCCGGCGGATCGGAAAGCCTATGGGCAAAAGTACCTGGCCCTGCCCGACGCCCCCGGCAAGGACCGCGTGACATCGGCGCTGCAACAGCTCGACATGCTGGGGCAGCCCGCGCCGGCGATCGCCGCCGAGAAATGGTTCAATGGCGAGTCGCTCACCCTCGAGGCGCTCAAGGGTAAGGTGGTGCTCGTCGACTTCTGGGCCACGTGGTGCCCCCCCTGCCGCGCCGTCATCCCGAACCTGGTCAAGGCCTACAATGAACTCAAAGATCAGGGGCTGGTGATCATCGGCTTCACCAAGCTGTACGGCAACTACCGCGACGAGCGGGAGAACAAGGGGCCGGTGCCGCCGGAACAGGAGCGCGCCCTGATTCAGGAGTTCCTGGGCCGGTTCCAGATCACCTATCCCATCGCCGTCTCCGACAAAGGGGATGAATTCAAGAAGTACGGCATCAGCGGGATCCCCACGCTCGTCGTCATCGACAAGCAGGGCCGCATCGCCGATATCAAGGTGGGCTCCGGCTCCGAGGAGGCCCTGGTCGCTCAGATCAAGAAACTCCTGGCCGCTGACTGA
- a CDS encoding amino acid permease, with protein sequence MGSLPSENGLRRQLGLFSVTSIVIANMIGAGIFTTSGLLLKDLGDPRLMLILWAVGGAIALCGALCYGALGAAIPRAGGEYVFLSRLFHPVLGFLSGWISFFAGFSAPIAASAIGFTAYLTQAFPNLLHWGLLPAATEVAALPRLYAIGVILLFTIIHMRGLELGARIQNGLTVLKVLLIMGLVVAGLAVGRGDWAHLGQGAPLRSGLGSWMTMGLALMWIGFAYSGWNAAAYIGSEIRDPRRTMPRALVSGTLAVILTYLALNLFYLYALPPGDISGKIAVAGLAAGRLFGAEFEAALSVMVAFALFSSLSAYIILGPRVYYAMARDGCFFRFAAAVHPRRGVPDRAILLQSLVAAAMALLGTFDQILTYMGFCLGIFPILAVAGVFKLRRQGVAEARVPGHPVVPAAYILAALATLALAFGERPLESGIGLLTLAAGVPVYFWFRRRSPDGGTAGTSMGQTSH encoded by the coding sequence ATGGGATCGCTGCCGTCGGAGAACGGATTGCGCCGCCAGCTGGGACTCTTTTCCGTCACCAGCATCGTCATCGCCAACATGATCGGGGCGGGGATATTCACCACCTCCGGCCTGCTGCTCAAGGATCTGGGTGATCCCCGGCTGATGCTGATTCTCTGGGCGGTGGGCGGCGCGATCGCCCTCTGCGGCGCCCTCTGCTACGGGGCGCTCGGTGCGGCCATCCCGCGGGCGGGGGGCGAGTACGTATTTCTCTCGCGCCTGTTCCATCCGGTCCTCGGCTTCCTGAGCGGCTGGATTTCATTCTTCGCCGGCTTTTCGGCACCCATCGCCGCCTCGGCCATCGGCTTCACCGCCTACCTGACCCAGGCCTTTCCGAACCTGCTCCACTGGGGGCTGTTGCCGGCGGCGACGGAGGTCGCGGCGCTGCCCCGGCTTTACGCCATCGGGGTGATCCTGCTGTTCACCATCATTCACATGCGGGGACTGGAACTGGGCGCGCGGATTCAGAACGGCCTCACCGTGTTGAAGGTGCTACTCATCATGGGCCTGGTGGTGGCCGGATTGGCCGTCGGGCGCGGCGACTGGGCGCACCTGGGGCAGGGGGCGCCGCTCCGATCGGGACTCGGAAGCTGGATGACCATGGGACTGGCCCTGATGTGGATTGGCTTCGCCTACAGCGGCTGGAACGCGGCCGCGTACATCGGATCCGAGATCCGCGATCCGAGGCGGACCATGCCCCGGGCCCTTGTGAGCGGCACCCTGGCGGTGATCCTCACGTACCTGGCGCTGAACCTGTTCTATCTCTACGCGCTGCCGCCGGGCGACATATCCGGCAAGATCGCCGTGGCCGGGCTCGCGGCCGGCCGTCTGTTCGGCGCGGAATTCGAAGCGGCCCTATCCGTGATGGTGGCGTTCGCCCTGTTCTCATCGCTCAGCGCCTACATCATCCTCGGCCCGCGCGTGTACTATGCCATGGCTCGCGACGGCTGTTTCTTCCGCTTCGCCGCGGCGGTCCATCCGCGTCGCGGCGTGCCCGACCGCGCCATCCTCCTCCAGAGTCTCGTGGCGGCGGCGATGGCGCTGCTGGGCACCTTCGACCAGATCCTCACCTACATGGGCTTCTGTCTGGGTATTTTTCCCATCCTGGCGGTGGCCGGCGTGTTCAAACTGCGCCGGCAGGGGGTGGCGGAGGCCCGCGTGCCTGGCCATCCGGTGGTGCCGGCGGCTTACATCCTCGCTGCGCTGGCGACACTGGCCCTCGCCTTCGGTGAACGGCCTCTGGAATCGGGCATCGGGCTGCTCACGCTGGCGGCCGGGGTGCCCGTGTACTTCTGGTTCCGCCGGCGGTCTCCCGATGGCGGCACCGCCGGCACATCGATGGGACAAACCAGCCATTAA
- a CDS encoding protein kinase, with product MDTAPDTVGPTSISAPADAVGLPAALAGRYAVVRKLGRGAFGDVFLARDHILQRDICIKVLRDNPDAAASPAESRERMLREARAAARLKHPNIVTIHDIIADDRLAAIVMEHVEGENLRDMISRRGALPFDEAAGIARQVAEALAYAHANGVIHRDIKPANIFRAGDGTVKLGDFGTARLEGQSAITLTEGLVGTPAYMSPEQIQGQKVDGRTDVFSLGGTLYEMLTGVRPFHDPSAYTMLFKILHEEPAAPSRLVPTIPAAVDSIVARCLAKDREQRYPDAAALAAELGGVSAAVPTRFPPAARGLRRWRRFAAAAALVAILAGAAFLLLPGRMGARPFVTISPFDNRTNRQEFAFIAEGLSAELGRRFAEEVSVTLVPFDDVAAQQRRGRRIEDAARKAGAGFLITGALRASGEQLSVEYRLQNLRCDAQWQDTLPLARRNLQGSLNQIKGQISAWLDLKTPPRIDTMDPQAYEFYLRGVSKIVEMEQGRDTAFTEGRSFLERAVAIEPSVEVYTGLARLYYQAVNLGLALESENMDMARYYMGKALQIRPDYGPLIQQQLRSALQEGRYEDTLKIAAREIAADRLELDYAAMAAYALRQTGRYRWSGSLYRQTIRLFPENYYTKLNYAICLFQQGRHVEAMKRIRACVADEPDKYWGQFYLAYYSLLLGDTAAAARQAATLPDNATTQNILRQIALIRNNPAARDVKLSDPELSTTDVNHSLRLVETYALAGDTAAALRQFQINIRMGHGTWEFFDWDPLLARLRETPEYGKWREEGLRRRAAAWRRQDAIVRPIFQKLGIDPAVEPRQTERDLR from the coding sequence ATGGACACGGCGCCAGACACGGTGGGGCCGACGAGTATTTCAGCGCCTGCCGATGCCGTGGGACTCCCGGCGGCGCTTGCCGGCCGGTACGCGGTGGTCCGCAAACTGGGCCGCGGGGCGTTCGGGGACGTCTTTCTCGCCCGCGACCATATACTCCAGCGCGACATCTGCATCAAGGTGCTCCGCGACAATCCAGACGCGGCGGCCTCGCCCGCGGAGTCGAGGGAACGGATGCTTCGAGAAGCCCGGGCGGCCGCCCGGCTCAAGCATCCGAACATCGTCACCATTCACGACATCATCGCCGACGACCGTCTGGCCGCCATCGTCATGGAACACGTCGAAGGCGAGAACCTGCGCGACATGATCTCGCGCCGGGGGGCCCTGCCATTCGATGAAGCCGCCGGCATCGCGCGCCAGGTCGCCGAGGCGTTGGCCTATGCTCACGCCAATGGGGTCATCCATCGCGACATCAAACCCGCCAACATCTTCCGGGCCGGCGACGGGACGGTGAAGCTGGGCGACTTCGGCACCGCCCGCCTGGAGGGCCAGTCGGCGATCACTCTGACCGAAGGGCTGGTGGGTACGCCGGCCTACATGTCCCCGGAGCAGATTCAAGGGCAAAAAGTGGACGGCCGCACGGACGTCTTCTCGCTGGGTGGCACCCTGTACGAGATGCTCACCGGCGTCCGCCCGTTCCACGATCCATCGGCCTACACCATGCTGTTCAAGATCCTGCACGAGGAGCCCGCAGCCCCGAGCCGGTTGGTGCCGACGATCCCGGCGGCGGTCGATTCGATCGTCGCCAGGTGCCTGGCCAAAGATCGCGAGCAGCGCTACCCGGACGCCGCCGCCCTGGCCGCCGAGTTGGGCGGTGTGTCCGCCGCCGTACCGACGCGCTTTCCGCCGGCGGCGCGCGGGCTGCGCCGCTGGCGAAGATTCGCTGCGGCTGCGGCGCTGGTGGCGATTCTGGCCGGAGCGGCCTTCCTCCTGTTACCGGGCAGGATGGGCGCCCGACCCTTTGTCACGATCAGCCCGTTCGACAACCGGACCAACCGCCAGGAGTTCGCGTTCATCGCCGAGGGGCTGTCCGCGGAACTGGGCCGGCGGTTTGCCGAAGAGGTATCGGTGACACTGGTGCCGTTCGACGACGTCGCCGCCCAGCAACGCCGGGGCCGACGGATTGAAGACGCTGCCCGAAAGGCCGGGGCCGGCTTTCTCATCACCGGCGCGCTGCGCGCCAGCGGCGAGCAGCTGTCCGTCGAGTACCGTCTGCAGAACCTGCGCTGTGACGCCCAGTGGCAGGACACCCTGCCGCTCGCGCGCCGCAATCTGCAGGGCTCGCTCAACCAGATCAAGGGCCAGATCAGCGCCTGGCTGGATTTGAAGACGCCACCCCGGATCGACACCATGGACCCGCAGGCATACGAATTCTATCTGCGCGGCGTGTCCAAGATCGTCGAGATGGAACAGGGGCGCGACACCGCGTTCACCGAGGGTCGGTCATTTCTGGAGCGGGCGGTCGCCATCGAGCCATCCGTGGAAGTGTACACGGGACTGGCCCGGTTGTACTACCAGGCGGTCAATCTCGGTCTGGCGCTGGAGTCCGAAAACATGGACATGGCCCGTTATTACATGGGAAAGGCCCTGCAAATCCGGCCCGATTATGGTCCGCTCATCCAGCAGCAGCTGCGCTCGGCGCTTCAGGAAGGCCGCTATGAGGACACGTTGAAAATCGCCGCCCGGGAGATCGCCGCCGACCGGCTGGAGCTCGACTACGCGGCCATGGCGGCGTATGCGCTGCGCCAGACCGGCCGATACCGTTGGAGTGGCTCGCTCTACCGGCAGACCATCCGCCTGTTTCCCGAGAATTACTACACCAAGCTCAACTACGCCATCTGCTTGTTTCAGCAGGGACGTCACGTCGAGGCGATGAAGCGGATTCGGGCTTGCGTCGCCGACGAGCCGGACAAGTACTGGGGCCAGTTCTACCTGGCCTACTACTCGCTGTTGCTGGGCGACACGGCCGCCGCAGCGCGCCAGGCCGCGACGCTGCCCGACAACGCGACCACGCAGAACATCCTTCGACAGATCGCCCTGATCCGGAACAATCCGGCGGCGCGTGACGTCAAGCTGTCCGACCCGGAGCTTTCCACCACCGACGTGAACCATTCCCTGCGGCTGGTCGAGACCTACGCCCTGGCCGGCGACACCGCCGCCGCGCTCCGTCAGTTTCAGATCAACATCCGGATGGGACACGGCACGTGGGAGTTTTTCGACTGGGATCCGCTGCTGGCCCGGTTGCGGGAAACACCGGAATATGGCAAGTGGCGCGAGGAGGGGTTGCGTCGGCGGGCGGCGGCCTGGCGACGGCAGGACGCGATCGTGCGGCCGATTTTTCAGAAACTCGGCATCGATCCGGCCGTTGAGCCCCGGCAAACGGAACGCGATCTCCGGTGA